A genomic region of Leptotrichia massiliensis contains the following coding sequences:
- a CDS encoding glucose PTS transporter subunit EIIB translates to MADKNYEKTAKEILDAIGGKENVVSGAHCATRLRLVLKDDSKINKAKLDNIEMVKGSFNNAGQFQIILGTGIVNEVFKFFS, encoded by the coding sequence ATGGCAGATAAAAATTATGAAAAAACTGCAAAAGAAATATTAGATGCAATTGGTGGAAAAGAAAATGTTGTAAGTGGTGCTCACTGTGCCACTAGACTTAGACTTGTACTGAAAGACGATTCAAAAATAAATAAAGCTAAACTTGATAATATTGAAATGGTAAAAGGTTCATTCAACAATGCAGGGCAATTCCAGATAATACTTGGAACAGGAATAGTAAATGAAGTATTTAAATTTTTTAGTTAA
- a CDS encoding PTS transporter subunit EIIC, which yields MLKSLADVFVPILPALVASGLLMGINNVLTSKGLFVPGKTLIEVFPQFTDLANMINLFSNAAFVFLPVLIGFHAAKNFGGTPVLGAVIGAIMIHPDLLNGYGYGEALAKHAIPYWNIFGLNIAQVGYQGTVLPVIASSFILAKIETFTRKHVPAILDMIITPLVSVLLTAFITFTVIGPIMRVIGDGMTNGVLWLFFDLGPLGGAIYGVVYPLLVITGMHHSMAAAEMQILANISKLEGSPTFAVVSASNVAQGAAALACFFFMKKDKKIQSVASAAGISALLGITEPAVFGVNLNLKFPFLAALIGSAVGSGYAVWMKVLSVSQGPAGIPGVIVMRPQSMLQFLVSITISFTVTFIVTYLFIKIFSKKEGTNNGVA from the coding sequence ATGCTAAAATCCCTTGCCGATGTATTTGTTCCAATTTTGCCGGCTCTAGTTGCTTCAGGATTATTAATGGGAATAAATAATGTACTGACATCAAAAGGACTTTTTGTTCCTGGAAAAACATTGATTGAAGTATTTCCTCAATTTACAGATTTGGCAAATATGATTAATTTATTTTCAAATGCGGCTTTTGTTTTCCTGCCAGTGTTAATAGGATTTCATGCAGCTAAAAACTTCGGTGGTACACCTGTATTAGGTGCTGTAATAGGTGCTATAATGATCCATCCTGATTTATTAAATGGTTATGGTTATGGGGAAGCTCTTGCAAAACATGCAATTCCATACTGGAATATCTTTGGATTAAACATTGCACAGGTTGGATATCAGGGAACAGTTTTACCGGTAATAGCCTCTTCATTCATTTTAGCGAAAATTGAAACTTTTACAAGAAAACATGTTCCTGCAATACTTGATATGATAATAACTCCTTTAGTTTCAGTTCTTTTAACTGCATTTATAACTTTTACTGTAATCGGACCAATTATGAGAGTAATCGGGGATGGAATGACTAATGGAGTATTATGGCTGTTTTTTGACTTAGGTCCTCTTGGTGGTGCAATTTACGGAGTAGTCTATCCATTGCTTGTAATAACAGGAATGCATCACAGTATGGCTGCTGCTGAAATGCAGATACTGGCTAATATTTCAAAACTTGAAGGTTCACCTACATTTGCAGTTGTATCAGCTTCCAATGTTGCTCAAGGTGCCGCCGCTTTAGCTTGTTTCTTCTTTATGAAAAAAGATAAAAAAATCCAAAGTGTTGCTTCAGCTGCTGGAATATCTGCACTTCTCGGAATTACAGAGCCTGCTGTATTTGGGGTAAATTTAAATCTTAAATTTCCATTTTTAGCAGCATTAATCGGTTCAGCTGTAGGCTCAGGATATGCAGTATGGATGAAAGTTCTTTCAGTTTCTCAAGGTCCTGCAGGTATTCCTGGTGTAATTGTAATGCGTCCTCAGTCAATGTTACAATTTTTGGTATCAATTACAATTTCATTCACTGTAACGTTTATTGTAACATATCTATTTATAAAAATTTTCAGTAAAAAGGAGGGGACAAACAATGGAGTGGCCTAG